Proteins from a single region of Psilocybe cubensis strain MGC-MH-2018 chromosome 3, whole genome shotgun sequence:
- a CDS encoding Cell division control protein 42-like protein (Cell division control protein 42 homolog), with amino-acid sequence MGDSSASDAGAHVSYDALASLLGVKGPLRLVPQGSTPKAHVVIKRDYIREKSDSGESSTSIARFSFIAGKKFAINKGQPLLFAVAAPTDQDGKTLLCDDNTFLLEADVASVSDDNGEEDIGNILSKKEQKKEQGNVGGLPPKMRKSYSRKTSYASYIENEPPSSIGFLGYPLGAPTPRVYTSASVQTETRSPPSPSPAFGTAPLETIRSPCIPLSIIDIVEQSPVQLPSPVSADHAREPTSESLTQIEGEEMDDFSRAERSLSPMDLSSASCSPANSPLPKHDPLPDETTPNRSEREFLSFESLARDVSSGPHAQDEPIPCPPGEAIPSGSLLCNTVSPLLSPIHPPSILSPPPLPSPSPAASIITSTNPSSNISFDNLSVETIPPTTVSDKSRLENVSMHIPSVNVIFSTTRLPSEQPSSSLENGSIPPFFHKFYTTKDQIIDYRGLEVQDETKVLDEVPIDEKTVQETQNERTVHAILKESSSNVSNPVNKQSAEMKAVPQAAMSQEEVISHSKKTPPTTPNAVASSSKMTEDWSTVDRDSLTRNPGVPINLRAMRSAHSQEKAPDLLPTPLSSRVSALPIQPRNSSPPPDPKSLAYIPSGSSTNPLGIRPSSGRILPITSQKSVPKGPRSLVGPAPPTQQPKKPVVVGAKWSAARSSGSSSNALHGNVSTATNSSTIPATSTTSSHTTPTSSSVKIGLSHIMRYASPSPPPPQPDHPPPTPPVPPQTGLVKWKRISCVDEKQANVPSSIPLDPESSSQVTQISNETFPSLPSSSSLKRSRDVFTEDNSQLPENSKGPTPKKARSTSPLPLPLPQSQPTPTSNDNTSLFKVPPVLSSPIKTANTPPKVPQPMTHPLPPKPVATASSYRPPSGKRERSLEPAESKRPPPRTDWPATLSSASYQMQSSRSGVNVGIQRIVFSSDGTQIAVVCADRTLRIWENKQPAAEVARLSHNTAVVCVCWMHADSGVLTLTADGMIMKWTRNGKEWKFTKLFLVSEVAMLDIPVCMAYAKDRIAVTTPSGVKVWILNNGSWQSQRDIVRSGVTAIRFVFNGDALIGGCRDGVLWYSEVPNGTLRAHVFFPSKKPITSIDLPPTGTYLLVAQEGGQCHLVTLKPSESKGVIERTYTSEKLQSLKQKSFPAVFATRGQAVLYGTVNGCALVWDRKKGVIVYGLKHPEGDLIQAAATFDGRPGVEGLMVTGTTQGRLFWWPQPVAAAPSSTHNGTGTRALIVLYVVWHYATDKAVLLYQSDQVVATNAFTICELPAFRPSYRLLPYETQPRGSVATPPMSSGDKRRLRGINLINMQTIKCVVVGDGAVGKTCLLISYTTNKFPSEYVPTVFDNYAVTVMIGEDPYTLGLFDTAGQEDYDRLRPLSYPQTDVFLVCFSVTSPASFENVKEKWFPEVHHHCPGVPCLIVGTQVDLRDDAQVIEKLSRQKQRPVTSEQGERLARELGAVKYVECSALTQKGLKNVFDEAIVAALEPPVLKNKKKMCLVL; translated from the exons ATGGGAGACTCAAGCGCTTCAGATGCTGGGGCGCATGTGTCCTACGACGCGCTTGCCTCGCTTCTTGGAGTCAAGGGTCCTCTTCGCCTGGTGCCTCAAGGCTCAACGCCAAAAGCACACGTCGTAATCAAACGAGACTACATTAGAGAGAAATCAGACTCAGGTGAATCCTCTACGAGTATAGCGCGCTTCAGTTTTATTGCAGGGAAGAAATTCGCCATCAACAAGGGACAGCCACTACTGTTTGCGGTGGCCGCGCCAACAGATCAAGATGGAAAGACTCTGCTATGCGACGACAATACCTTCCTTCTAGAAGCGGATGTTGCGAGCGTTTCTGATGACAATGGCGAAGAAGACATTGGGAATATTTTATCCAAAAAGGAGCAAAAGAAAGAGCAGGGCAATGTAGGTGGTCTTCCGCCGAAAATGCGAAAGAGTTACTCGAGGAAGACGTCATATGCGAGTTATATCGAAA ACGAACCGCCATCTTCTATTGGATTTCTTGGATACCCATTGGGCGCGCCTACTCCGCGCGTCTACACCTCCGCCTCAGTACAGACCGAAACCCGTTCTCCCCCATCCCCTTCACCTGCATTCGGAACCGCACCTCTCGAAACCATACGTAGTCCTTGTATTCCACTTTCCATCATTGACATTGTCGAGCAGTCGCCTGTCCAACTACCCTCACCTGTATCTGCCGATCATGCTCGTGAGCCGACCTCAGAATCTTTGACCCAAATTGAAGGCGAAGAAATGGATGAT TTCTCGCGCGCAGAACGCAGCCTTTCGCCCATGGACTTAAGTAGCGCGAGTTGTTCTCCAGCTAATTCCCCTCTCCCAAAACACGATCCTTTGCCGGATGAAACGACTCCAAACCGCTCCGAAAGAGaatttctttcctttgaatCTCTTGCTAGAGATGTGTCTTCAGGGCCTCATGCACAAGATGAACCCATTCCTTGTCCTCCTGGTGAAGCCATACCTTCTGGTTCTTTGCTATGTAATACGGTCTCTCCTTTGTTGTCACCAATACACCCTCCATCCATTCTGTCCCCACCTCCTTtaccctctccctctccggCAGCCTCTATCATTACGTCAACCAACCCCTCGAGTAATATCTCATTCGACAACCTATCTGTGGAAACCATTCCCCCAACTACGGTCAGTGACAAATCTAGGTTAGAAAATGTATCAATGCATATTCCGTCTGTGAACGTCATATTTTCCACAACACGTCTTCCTTCTGAGCAGCCTTCGTCGTCTCTGGAGAATGGTAGCATCCCTCCCTTTTTTCACAAGTTTTATACCACTAAGGATCAAATTATAGATTACAGAGGTCTTGAAGTACAAGATGAAACCAAAGTCCTTGACGAGGTACCTATCGATGAGAAGACTGTTCAAGAGACACAGAATGAGAGGACTGTCCACGCAATTCTCAAGGAATCCAGTTCGAATGTGTCAAATCCCGTCAACAAACAATCAGCTGAGATGAAGGCGGTTCCACAAGCTGCAATGTCCCAGGAGGAGGTTATTTCA CATTCAAAGAAAACTCCACCTACAACCCCTAATGCTGTGGCTTCGAGTAGTAAGATGACCGAAGATTGGTCAACTGTTGACCGTGATTCTTTGACACGAAACCCAGGCGTCCCTATCAATTTACGAGCCATGCGTTCTGCACATTCTCAAGAAAAAGCGCCAGATTTGCTACCTACGCCATTATCCTCAAGAGTTTCTGCTTTACCCATTCAACCCAGAAATTCCTCGCCTCCACCTGACCCGAAATCTCTGGCATATATTCCTTCTGGGTCTTCAACCAATCCTCTTGGAATTCGACCTTCCTCTGGGCGCATTCTTCCTATCACTTCGCAGAAATCGGTCCCCAAAGGCCCGCGATCTCTTGTAGGTCCCGCTCCACCAACGCAGCAGCCCAAAAAACCGGTTGTGGTTGGTGCAAAATGGTCAGCAGCGAGAAGTTCTGGCTCCAGCTCAAATGCATTACATGGTAATGTCTCTACAGCAACTAACTCTTCCACGATACCAGCAACATCTACGACCTCGTCTCATACCACTCCGACCTCTTCATCGGTGAAAATAGGACTATCGCACATCATGCGTTATGCATCACCCTCACCGCCTCCTCCGCAGCCTGACCATCCACCTCCTACACCACCCGTACCTCCTCAAACTGGATTAGTGAAGTGGAAAAGGATATCGTGTGTTGACGAAAAACAAGCAAACGTACCTTCATCCATACCTTTGGATCCCGAGTCAAGTAGTCAAGTGACACAAATCTCGAATGAAACCTTCCCTTCATTACCTTCAAGTTCTTCTCTAAAACGGTCTCGCGATGTGTTTACTGAAGATAATTCTCAACTACCTGAAAATAGCAAAGGGCCAACTCCTAAGAAGGCCAGATCTACTTCTCCTCtaccccttccccttccacAGTCCCAACCCACTCCCACTTCTAATGACAATACATCACTGTTCAAAGTTCCGCCTGTCCTTTCTTCTCCAATCAAGACTGCGAACACACCGCCAAAAG TCCCACAACCCATGACTCACCCTTTACCACCAAAACCAGTCGCGACAGCCTCATCGTATCGTCCGCCATCAGGGAAACGTGAGCGCAGTCTAGAGCCTGCAGAATCAAAGCGACCGCCTCCTCGTACAGATTGGCCAGCTACTCTTTCTAGCGCAAGCTATCAAATGCAAAGCAGTAGATCGGGTGTGAATGTCGGTATACAGAGAATCGTATTTAGCTCAGATGGGACTCAGATCGCTGTAGTTT GCGCCGATCGCACTCTGCGGATATGGGAAAACAAGCAACCTGCTGCTGAGGTTGCCAGGCTGTCCCACAATACTGCTGTTGTTTGTGTATGCTGGATGCATGCAGATTCAGGCGTGCTGACATTAACGGCGGACGGTATGATCATGAAGTGGACACGGAAC GGCAAGGAATGGAAGTTCACCAAATTGTTTCTTGTGTCAGAGGTAGCAATGCTAGATATTCCCGTCTGTATGGCATACGCCAAGGATCGCATTGCTGTTACGACACCTTCTGGCGTTAAGGTGTGGATACTTAACAATG GAAGCTGGCAGTCTCAGCGTGACATTGTTCGGTCAGGCGTAACTGCTATCCGGTTTGTGTTCAATGGAGACGCGCTTATTGGAGGTTGCCGTGACGGAGTTTT ATGGTATTCCGAAGTACCAAATGGAACTCTCCGTGCCCATGTTTTCTTCCCGTCCAAAAAACCCAT CACGTCTATTGACCTGCCACCTACTGGTACCTATCTATTAGTTGCGCAAGAGGGCGGGCAATGTCATTTGGTAACACTGAAACCAAGTGAGAGCAAAGGCGTTATCGAGCGAACATATACATCGGAAAAGCTCCAATCTCTCAAGCAGAAGAGTTTCCCCGCCGTGTTCGCCACCAGGGGCCAAGCAGTTCTCTATGGCACCGTAAACGGATGTGCGCTTGTGTGGGATAGGAAGAAAGGAGTGATTGTATATGGGCTTAAACATCCAGAAG GCGACCTAATACAGGCTGCAGCT ACATTTGACGGACGGCCTGGCGTGGAAGGTTTGATGGTCACTGGGACGACTCAAGGACGACTGTTTTGGTGGCCGCAACCTGTTGCAGCAGCACCTAGTAGTACCCACAATGGGACTGGGACGCGTGCGT TGATTGTGTTGTATGTTGTTTGGCATTATGCCACGGACAAGGCCGTGCTCCTTTACCAGAGCGATCAAGTCGTTGCAACCAACGCCTTCACC ATCTGTGAGTTGCCTGCCTTTCGTCCTTCTTACCGTCTTCTACCCTATGAAACACAGCCACGAGGCTCTGTTGCCACGCCGCCAATGTCTTCAGGCGATAAGAGACGGCTCAGAGGGATA AATCTCATCAACATGCAGACAATTAAGTGTGTGGTCGTTGGGGATGGTGCTGTTGGAAAG ACTTGCCTGTTGATCTCGTATACCACAAATAAATTTCCTAGTGAATACGTCCCAACA GTTTTCGACAATTATGCTGTCACAGTGATGATTGGCGAGGATCCTTACACGTTAGGTCTTTTTGATACCGCTG GTCAGGAGGATTATGACCGTTTACGCCCACTGTCGTACCCGCAGACAGATGTTTTCTTGGTCTGCTTCAGCGTGACTTCTCCTGCCTCCTTCGAGAACGTGAAGGAGAAATGGTTCCCAGAAGTGCATCATCACTGTCCAGGTGTACCTTGCCTTATCGTCGGAACACAAGTCGATTTGAGGGATGATGCTCAAGTGATAGAGAAGCTGTCCAGGCAGAAGCAGAGACCGGTCACGAGTGAGCAGGGAGAAAGACTTGCACGGGAACTCGGAGCAGTCAAATACGTAGAATGTTCGGCTCTGACGCAAAAGGGTTTGAAGAATGTGTTCGACGAA GCCATTGTAGCTGCCCTGGAGCCCCCTGTTctgaagaacaagaaaaagatgtGTCTCGTCCTTTAA
- a CDS encoding Splicing factor 3B subunit 4 — MSRPQDDRNQEATGNLDERCTDALIWELMLQAGPVVNVHLPKDRISMAHQGYGFCEFLTEEDAEYGCKIMNQIKLWGKPIRVNKASSDKKQLDVGANLFIGNLDENVDERLLYDTFSAFGIMATTAKIARDPTSGTSKGYGFVSYTDFESSDAAIESMNGQFLMNKAITVQYAFKKDGKGERHGTPAERLLAAQARKNNALPVAARPPPAPIAFGARPPMPGFQGPYQGQFAGVLAAPPPPPGFTPQQTIMPQMQMGMPPPGMAPPGMAPPGMAPPIPPIPMGMPGMPMPPPPPPGMQMYGGFPPPPPPGFGGQYPVPPPQQQPPQY, encoded by the exons ATGTCTCGTCCACAGGACGACAGAAATCAAGAGGCTACG GGAAATCTGGATGAGCGGTGTACAGATGCACTCATTTGGGAATTGATGTTGCAAGCGGGACCGGTTG TCAATGTGCATCTACCAAAGGACCGTATATCAATGGCACATCAAGGGTACGGTTTTTGCGAGTTTCTGACAGAAGAAGATGCAGAATATGGGTGTAAAATTATGAACCAAATCAAACTTTGGGGGAAACCTATCCGTGTAAACAAG GCCTCTTCGGATAAAAAACAGCTGGATGTAGGCGCAAATCTGTTCATTGGAAATTTAGATGAAAATGTCGACGAAAGACTCTTGTACGACACGTTCAGCGCTTTCGGAATAATGGCAACCACGGCAAAG ATTGCCCGCGATCCAACCTCTGGGACATCCAAAGGATACGGTTTTGTATCATACACGGATTTCGAGTCATCGGATGCCGCTATCGAGTCAATGAATGGTCAATTCTTAATGAACAAAGCAATCACTGTACAATACGCGTTCAAGAAAGATGGAAAGGGTGAACGTCATGGAACACCTGCTGAACGTCTACTCGCTGCTCAGGCGCGCAAGAATAACGCACTTCCCGTAGCCGCCAGACCGCCTCCTGCCCCTATCGCTTTCGGTGCCCGGCCACCAATGCCAGGATTCCAGGGACCGTACCAAGGTCAATTTGCTGGTGTCCTCGCAgcgcctccaccaccacctggaTTTACACCTCAACAAACCATCATGCCTCAAATGCAGATGGGTATGCCCCCTCCAGGGATGGCGCCCCCTGGAATGGCGCCCCCGGGGATGGCACCCCCTATTCCCCCTATTCCCATGGGCATGCCAGGAATGCCcatgccaccaccaccacctcctggTATGCAGATGTATGGTGGattccctccccctccccctcctggATTTGGAGGGCAGTATCctgttcctcctccacaGCAACAACCACCCCAGTATTAA
- a CDS encoding ER membrane protein complex subunit 4, which yields MAHTILEYSTLESTSKWKNLPPPPGFSKSSSSTHKVTNSKKAVVSPESYDALKEKRAWDVAIAPAKSLPMQAFMLYMSGGGVQIFSIGIVFMLLLSPFKNIAGINEAFAQYAPSKKRPKAITTLPIHKAVYILCNLLTLGVGLWKCRSMGLLPTGTGDWLAFETRGPAPEISLF from the exons ATGGCGCACACAattctagaatattcaaCATTGGAGTCAACGTCTAA ATGGAAGAActtaccaccacctccaggtTTTTCAAAGTCGTCATCATCGACT CATAAAGTGACCAACTCTAAGAAAGCGGTGGTGTCTCCGGAGTCTTATGACGCGCTCAAAGAGAAACGCGCATGGGATGTAGCAATTGCTCCTGCCAAGTCGCTTCCTATGCAGGCTTTCATGCTTTATATGTCTGGCGGTGGTGTTCAGATTTTCAGCATAGGAATAGTGTTTATGCTGCTGCTCTCTCCTTTCAAGAACATAGCTGGCATCAATGAAG CGTTCGCCCAATATGCGCCTTCAAAGAAAAGACCAAAAGCAATCACCACTCTACCTATTCACAAAGCTGTCTATATCCTGTGCAACCTTCTTACACTGGGTGTAGGCCTATGGAAATGTCGGTCAATGGGCTTGCTGCCAACTGGTACAGGCGATTGGCTTGCGTTTGAAACTCGAGGGCCT GCACCCGAAATATCATTATTCTAA
- a CDS encoding Adenine deaminase, with the protein MGHPGDQVSLKESMPRCALPPVAPWVRTRSKFRQLLSYIALFSVAVTLSTILPTPWSLYHATNSLKNAFNSGKTDPATEWEDNIWPLRQQTPWDISTDYSYPRKLDYEVTEGTWLRLDVHPISGDIVFDMIGDIYCLPGRQALRSNTEAVNARPILTGIPHDSDPHFSPSGDRLVFRSDAELGVENIWVTEWKGCEEMDVRSPSQYNEELQLALSQQEYEEGLLTHGVKESPTRRTNRLLREGRLTARRVTNETYRWVTDARFHPSGHKVIATKWYTSERSLGAGEGWEYDVPSIHELRTGTKNTIQPGSGTRLVSRSLPLGWTSENYGDQQIGPEQFVWKGNDALIFAKNVIDSSKFTYSKDIHKGIYSIFQKNLTTDSTITLVDSTPGGASRPELSRDGRTLAFVRRVRDKEALVLKDLRTGSIHNIWYGLTYDVSAISAPMGTYPSFAFTPADDAVIIWAAGQIYSVPLATNSLGEKVASSSDSPKAIQFVARIKKRLANTRSGGVDLVHFETQDTQDIRSLQDLRANDEGTKVVFQAAGTTYWQHVGKNISGAVPVMNEEASYYSPTFVPGDDSLVLHARWSDSTYTTFELSNLNTNTVHEIEVPFGRYFSPILCKCHGSERTIAFVKSAGSYLSGEILATAGEGLYMGEITLPPVDATNSHKITIRNLRFVPTEIDFNGDDSAPVVNMRFIHTNQKLLIQQSRRAFVIHFAGKHDLSGKPPHRNVASGEMSTELVVVPKSNSKSALDIAFADFFHVYFVSGKHVKKGEAVWSRPGNATKGLARLSLDGGHSITFSANGERLFWFLGPYLHYLETSTLSKCSSAIRKDQDTFGVSCVKTLVRFQQVNNVKHTTDIARLKQEAANAVALRQPWLEAEINNSDVLVVYNATLLTMESGNAATDLVNSGILVVRGGVIEYAGPLKDYNVPPGATVIDADGGYVVPGFLDVHAHWNGFSDRYPAKSWELETFLAYGITTLHNPSADTVSAFSERSRVEAGKMVGPRIFTTGTIIYGAASPGIHQDIVDMAEASSALIRIKAEGGPASISYKNYNIPSRASRQRLLKVAQDMSMLCVPEGGMNFDWDLTYIIDGMTTVEHPLPIPQLYDDVITLYALSGTGATPTHIVNYGGAWGEQLVWATEDVPNNPKLRRFTRHDILEFVSESTARPKDSYAFLNTSRSIAAMVDKGLLANVGAHGEPPLGVNYHAEMGFFGMGGLSNYEVIRAATSSGARTLGMFPSLGSLSRGKLADFLVYPPGIDLLVGEVSEKTRQLRFVARGGRIWEADSMVEFWPVKGRKQTMPVLNAD; encoded by the exons ATGGGTCATCCTGGAGACCAGGTTAGCCTGAAAGAGTCTATGCCCAGGTGTGCTCTACCTCCAGTGGCCCCTTGGGTTAGAACGAGATCCAAATTTCGGCAATTACTTTCGTATATCGCGTTGTTCTCTGTCGCTGTTACATTATCAACTATCTTACCTACTCCATGGTCTCTGTATCACGCGACAAACAGCTTGAAGAACGCGTTCAACTCAGGCAAAACGGACCCCGCCACGGAATGGGAGGATAACATCTGGCCGTTGCGACAACAGACTCCTTGGGATATATCAACGGATTATTCTTACCCAAGAAAACTCGATTACGAAGTTACCGAGGGAACTTGGCTGCGTCTGGATGTACATCCTATTTCTGGTGATATCGTATTCGATATGATTGGCGACATATATTGTCTTCCAGGACGCCAGGCACTGAGATCAAACACAGAAGCAGTTAACGCGCGTCCTATCCTTACAGGCATTCCTCACGACTCCGATCCGCATTTTTCTCCATCAGGTGACAGGCTTGTTTTTAGGAGCGATGCAGAACTTGGGGTGGAGAATATTTGGGTGACTGAATGGAAAGGATGCGAAGAAATGGATGTCCGTTCGCCCAGCCAATATAATGAAGAACTTCAACTAGCTTTAAGCCAACAAGAATATGAAGAAGGCCTCCTTACTCATGGTGTTAAGGAGTCACCTACAAGGAGGACAAACAGGCTTTTACGGGAAGGTCGATTGACTG cTCGGAGAGTTACAAACGAAACATATCGTTGGGTCACGGATGCTAGGTTTCATCCTTCTGGGCACAAGGTTATTGCCACAAAATGGTACACCTCAGAGCGGTCCCTTGGGGCTGGCGAGGGCTGGGAATATGACGTGCCCTCTATCCATGAATTGCGAACAGGAACAAAAAATACCATTCAGCCTGGAAGTGGTACACGTTTAGTTTCCCGTTCTCTGCCTCTGGGTTGGACGTCGGAGAATTACGGTGACCAACAGATTGGCCCGGAACAATTTGTCTGGAAAGGGAATGACGCTCTTATATTTGCAAAGAACGTTATTGACTCCTCCAAATTCACATATAGCAAAG ATATCCATAAAGGGATCTACTCGATATTCCAAAAAAATCTTACCACTGATTCCACTATCACACTAGTCGATTCTACACCTGGTGGGGCCAGTCGTCCAGAGCTCTCGCGCGATGGCCGTACTCTGGCATTTGTTAGAAGGGTTAGAGATAAAGAAGCTTTGGTCCTGAA GGATCTTCGAACTGGTTCCATTCACAATATTTGGTACGGCTTGACCTACGATGTCTCCGCTATTTCTGCCCCGATGGGAACATATCCCTCGTTTGCCTTCACCCCTGCTGACGATGCCGTCATCATATGGGCTGCAGGTCAAATTTATTCTGTCCCTTTGGCTACCAATTCCCTGGGAGAAAAAGTGGCATCTTCGTCCGATTCTCCCAAAGCTATTCAATTTGTTGCCCGCATTAAGAAACGGCTAGCTAACACTCGAAGTGGTGGCGTTGACTTGGTTCATTTTGAAACTCAGGATACGCAAGACATCCGATCTTTACAGGATCTTCGTGCTAACGACGAAGGCACCAAAGTGGTATTCCAAGCCGCTGGGACAACTTATTGGCAACATGTGGGGAAAAACATTAGTGGAGCTGTCCCCGTTATGAACGAAGAGGCTTCTTACTACTCGCCCACCTTTGTTCCTGGAGACGATAGCCTTGTGCTTCATGCTCGCTGGTCCGATTCGACGTATACAACTTTTGAACTCTCAAATTTGAACACAAATACTGTACACGAGATTGAAGTTCCATTCGGTCGTTATTTCTCACCAATACTCTGTAAATGCCATGGATCAGAAAGGACCATTGCTTTCGTCAAGTCGGCAGGAAGCTATCTTTCGGGTGAAATTTTGGCCACTGCCGGAGAAGGCCTTTACATGGGAGAGATAACTCTTCCACCCGTTGACGCCACCAACTCTCACAAAATTACAATCCGAAACCTGCGCTTTGTGCCAACGGAAATTGACTTTAACGGTGACGATTCAGCACCTGTTGTCAACATGCGTTTTATTCATACGAATCAGAAACTTTTAATCCAGCAATCAAGGCGCGCGTTTGTAATCCACTTTGCAGGGAAACACGATTTATCTGGAAAGCCCCCCCATAGAAATGTTGCTTCTGGCGAAATGTCAACTGAGCTCGTTGTCGTCCCAAAATCGAACAGTAAATCTGCACTTGATATTGCTTTTGCCGATTTTTTCCATGTTTATTTTGTCTCTGGGAAGCACGTCAAGAAAGGAGAGGCTGTCTGGTCCCGTCCGGGCAATGCAACCAAAGGTCTGGCTAGGTTGAGCTTAGATGGTGGCCACAGCATTACCTTCTCCGCCAATGGGGAACGGTTGTTCTGGTTCTTAG GTCCATATCTGCATTATTTGGAAACTTCTACGCTCAGTAAATGTTCTTCTGCCATTAGAAAGGACCAAGATACCTTCGGTGTCTCGTGTGTGAAGACATTGGTACGCTTCCAACAAGTCAACAATGTTAAACACACGACCGACATAGCAAGACTTAAACAAGAGGCTGCAAACGCAGTTGCTTTACGTCAACCCTGGCTTGAAGCCGAAATCAATAATTCAGACGTCTTAGTTGTCTATAACGCAACTCTCCTGACAATGGAGTCAGGAAATGCCGCCACTGATTTAGTGAACTCCGGCATTTTGGTGGTGCGGGGAGGCGTTATTGAGTACGCAGGCCCACTCAAAGATTATAATGTGCCCCCTGGTGCTACAGTTATCGACGCTGATGGAG GATACGTTGTCCCTGGTTTCCTCGACGTTCATGCGCATTGGAACGGTTTTTCGGACAGATATCCTGCCAAATCATGGGAACTGGAGACATTCCTTGCGTATGGCATTACAACGCTTCACAA tCCCAGTGCCGATACAGTCAGTGCCTTCAGCGAACGCAGTCGCGTTGAAGCTGGAAAAATGGTTGGCCCTCGTATTTTTACTACCGGCACTATTATATATGGCGCAGCAAGCCCTGGGATTCACCAAGATATTGTTGACATGGCTGAAGCATCCTCTGCTCTCATAAGGATCAAAGCAGAAGGAGGTCCTGCCAGTATCTCATACAAGAATTACAATATTCCTTCTAG GGCATCTCGACAGAGGTTACTAAAGGTGGCTCAAGACATGAGTATGCTCTGTGTTCCTGAGGGAGGGATGAATTTTGATTGGGATTTGACATATATCATTGATG GCATGACGACGGTCGAGCATCCATTGCCCATTCCGCAACTATACGACGATGTTATCACTTTATATGCTTTGAGCGGCACCGGTGCCACCCCCACGCATATTGTCAATTATGGAGGTGCATGGGGTGAACAACTGGTTTGGGCCACAGAGGACGTACCCAACAACCCAAA ACTCCGTCGATTCACGAGGCATGACATTCTGGAATTCGTGTCTGAATCTACTGCGCGACCGAAAGATT CATATGCATTCTTAAACACATCTCGCTCTATTGCAGCCATGGTAGACAAAGGGTTGTTGGCCAACGTTGGCGCGCATGGAGAGCCTCCTCTTGGTGTCAACTATCACGCCGAAATGGGCTTCTTTGGCATGGGAGGATTGAGTAACTACGAG GTTATACGCGCTGCTACATCTTCAGGGGCCCGTACCTTGGGGATGTTCCCATCCTTGGGCTCACTTTCCCGGGGAAAGCTCGCAGACTTCTTGGTATATCCTCCAGGAATTGATCTTCTTGTAGGTGAGGTGAGTGAGAAGACCAGGCAACTGCGTTTTGTTGCGCGAGGCGGAAGAATCTGGGAGGCCGACTCAATGGTTGAATTCTGGCCAGtgaaaggaaggaaacaGACCATGCCTGTATTGAATGCCGATTAG